The Neobacillus sp. OS1-2 genome includes a window with the following:
- the coaD gene encoding pantetheine-phosphate adenylyltransferase has product MVGIAVCPGSFDPITYGHLDIIRRGAKVFDMVYVSVMNNSSKNPLFSVEERINLIKAVTKDLPNVKVDEHSGLLVDYAKEVKANAILRGLRAVSDFEYEMQITSMNRVLNDDIETFFIMTNNQYSFLSSSIVKEVAKYNGDISSLVPPIVEKELHKKFKL; this is encoded by the coding sequence TTGGTTGGAATAGCCGTCTGTCCAGGGAGTTTTGATCCAATTACATATGGCCATTTAGATATCATTAGAAGAGGTGCAAAAGTATTCGATATGGTCTATGTGAGTGTGATGAATAATTCATCAAAAAATCCATTATTCAGCGTTGAGGAGCGAATTAATCTAATAAAAGCAGTAACTAAAGATCTTCCAAATGTAAAGGTTGATGAACATTCTGGTTTATTAGTTGATTACGCTAAAGAGGTTAAGGCAAATGCGATCTTACGAGGCTTACGAGCGGTTTCGGACTTTGAGTATGAAATGCAAATTACCTCGATGAACAGGGTGTTAAATGATGATATCGAAACCTTTTTTATCATGACAAACAACCAATATTCTTTTTTAAGCTCAAGTATTGTAAAAGAAGTAGCGAAGTATAATGGCGATATTTCCTCACTTGTTCCACCTATTGTGGAAAAAGAACTTCA
- the rsmD gene encoding 16S rRNA (guanine(966)-N(2))-methyltransferase RsmD codes for MRVVSGICKGRPLKAVPGNTTRPTTDKVKEALFNMIGPYFDGGIGLDLFAGSGGLGLEALSRGLEKVIFIDREARAVQVIHDNIKACKFEEKSEVFRNDADRALKALVKREVCFDYIFLDPPYKKQQLVHLMEKMDQQDLVQTGGIIVCEHSFDVELPQTVGRFTEIKHEVYGMIAVTIYSRNAESKGELGWLE; via the coding sequence ATGAGAGTAGTTTCGGGTATTTGTAAGGGGAGACCTCTTAAAGCTGTTCCAGGAAATACAACTCGTCCGACGACGGATAAAGTGAAAGAAGCCTTATTTAATATGATTGGTCCTTATTTTGATGGGGGGATAGGGTTGGATTTATTTGCAGGCAGCGGTGGGTTAGGCTTAGAAGCTCTGAGCAGGGGATTAGAGAAGGTCATTTTTATTGACCGTGAGGCAAGAGCAGTTCAAGTGATCCATGATAATATTAAAGCTTGTAAATTTGAGGAGAAATCCGAAGTTTTTCGTAATGATGCTGATAGGGCCTTAAAAGCTCTAGTAAAAAGGGAAGTCTGTTTTGATTACATATTTTTAGATCCGCCATACAAAAAACAGCAGCTTGTTCATTTAATGGAAAAGATGGATCAACAAGACTTGGTACAAACAGGTGGGATTATTGTTTGTGAGCATAGCTTTGATGTGGAATTGCCACAAACGGTTGGAAGATTCACAGAAATTAAACATGAAGTGTATGGAATGATTGCTGTGACGATTTATTCGCGAAATGCAGAAAGTAAGGGGGAATTAGGTTGGTTGGAATAG
- a CDS encoding YlbG family protein, producing the protein MFVQRQGLVVWLYSLKQAKMLRRFGNVHFVSKKLKYVVLYCNQEEIEGIMEKLNSFSFVKKVEPSYKPFLRMEYENSAPDKAKEYDYKMGI; encoded by the coding sequence ATGTTTGTTCAGAGACAGGGATTAGTTGTTTGGCTATATTCTTTAAAACAAGCTAAGATGTTAAGACGATTTGGAAATGTTCATTTTGTGTCTAAAAAGCTTAAATATGTTGTCTTGTATTGTAATCAAGAAGAGATAGAGGGAATAATGGAAAAGTTAAATTCTTTTTCATTTGTTAAGAAAGTAGAACCTTCATATAAGCCATTTTTAAGAATGGAGTATGAAAATTCAGCCCCAGATAAGGCAAAGGAATATGACTATAAAATGGGAATTTAA